The Cylindrospermum stagnale PCC 7417 genome segment CGCAGACACTGGCCCAGTACAAGATAAAGTGTGGGCGCAAAAAGCCGGAATTGGTTGGATTGCCAAGAATGGTAATGTGATCACGCGGGAGTATGGCTCTTGGGTATTTTTGGGAGAAGTGCTGACAAATGTGGAACTAGAGAGCGATCGCCCATCTACAGAACATTGTGGTACTTGTACTCGTTGTATACAGGCTTGCCCTACAGGTGCAATTACTGAGCCGTTTGTAGTAGATGCCAATCGTTGTATTGCCTATCATACGATCGAAAATCGAGCAGAAAAATTGCCCCAGACAGTCGCACCTCACTTGCAAGGCTGGGTTGCTGGTTGCGATATTTGCCAAGATGTTTGTCCTTGGAATCAGCGGTTTTCTCAGGTAACGGATGTGACAGATTTTCAGCCTTATCCTGGGAATGTAGCACCCAAGCTGATAGAATTAGCAGAAATATCAGATCAGGAGTGGGATATAAAATTTACAGCATCAGCGTTGCGGCGCATTAAACCAGAAATGTTAAGACGGAATGCTAGCGCTAACCTCGACGCATCTAGGCGAAAGAATGACCCAAAAAGTGATAATTTTTGACTTTGATGGCACGATTGCGGATACAGTGGATGCTCTTGTAAGTATTGCTAATCGTTTAGCCGTAGAGTTTGGTTATATACAAATAACTCCCAATGAGCTTGCTCTCCTGA includes the following:
- the queG gene encoding tRNA epoxyqueuosine(34) reductase QueG yields the protein MNQCALTSSSVIKEKAKELGFHKVGIAAVDGVDATERQRLQAWIALGYHADMEWMTSPKRQDIRLVMPEARSLVCVALNYYTDDQRPEGEEYAKVSRYGWGRDYHRVVHKKLKQLATWLESLDQSIQARYYADTGPVQDKVWAQKAGIGWIAKNGNVITREYGSWVFLGEVLTNVELESDRPSTEHCGTCTRCIQACPTGAITEPFVVDANRCIAYHTIENRAEKLPQTVAPHLQGWVAGCDICQDVCPWNQRFSQVTDVTDFQPYPGNVAPKLIELAEISDQEWDIKFTASALRRIKPEMLRRNASANLDASRRKNDPKSDNF